A window of the Proteus terrae subsp. cibarius genome harbors these coding sequences:
- the flgC gene encoding flagellar basal body rod protein FlgC, giving the protein MSLFSIFDISSSALSAQSQRLNVSASNMANADSVAGPDGDPYRAKQVVFQVNAPAGQEIGGVRVTEVVDDPAPFRMEYQPGHPFADEKGYVRMPNVDVVGEMINTISASRSYQANVEVMNTAKSLMQKTLMIGQ; this is encoded by the coding sequence ATGTCTTTATTTAGTATTTTCGATATTTCAAGTTCAGCACTTTCAGCGCAATCACAGCGTTTAAATGTGAGTGCCAGCAATATGGCAAACGCTGACAGTGTTGCGGGTCCAGATGGCGACCCATATCGTGCAAAGCAGGTTGTTTTTCAGGTAAACGCACCTGCTGGTCAAGAAATTGGTGGTGTTCGTGTTACTGAAGTGGTGGATGATCCTGCGCCATTTCGTATGGAATATCAGCCGGGACATCCCTTTGCCGATGAAAAAGGGTATGTACGTATGCCAAATGTTGATGTTGTGGGTGAAATGATTAACACCATCTCTGCATCAAGAAGCTACCAAGCTAACGTCGAAGTGATGAACACGGCAAAATCGCTGATGCAAAAAACACTGATGATAGGTCAATAG
- a CDS encoding flagellar basal body P-ring protein FlgI, which yields MKKIAMSLFFIVMTCVGFSAHAERIRDLTSVEGVRENALIGYGLVVGLDGTGDQTMQTPFTTQSLNNMLSQLGITVPPGTNMQLKNVAAVMVTAKLPPFGRTGQSIDVVVSSLGNAKSLRGGTLLMTPLKGVDNQVYALAQGNIIVGGAGASAGGNSVKVNQLAGGRISSGAIIERELPSQFGQTGLLNLQLNEENFTLAQHISDTVNKLRGVGTAIPLDARTVQLRVPIGKSEQVRFLAEVQNLEIKRVVADAKVIINARTGSVVMNRDVTLGSCAIAQGNLSVTVDSQVNVSQPNTPFAGGSTVVTRNTSVNMSEQGGSLQKVNASASLNEVIRTLNALGATPTDLMSILQAMESAGCLRARLEII from the coding sequence ATGAAAAAAATAGCGATGAGCCTTTTCTTTATCGTGATGACATGTGTCGGTTTTTCCGCTCATGCCGAACGGATCAGAGATCTCACCTCTGTTGAAGGGGTAAGAGAAAATGCGCTGATTGGTTATGGTTTGGTTGTGGGATTAGATGGAACGGGTGACCAAACAATGCAAACCCCGTTTACCACGCAAAGTCTGAATAACATGCTCTCACAATTGGGGATCACAGTACCACCCGGCACCAATATGCAATTGAAAAACGTTGCTGCGGTAATGGTAACTGCAAAATTACCGCCTTTTGGTCGTACAGGGCAATCCATCGACGTTGTTGTTTCATCCTTAGGTAATGCAAAAAGCTTACGTGGTGGTACGTTGCTGATGACACCGCTAAAAGGTGTTGATAATCAGGTTTATGCTTTAGCACAAGGCAATATTATTGTTGGGGGAGCAGGTGCATCTGCGGGTGGTAATAGTGTTAAGGTTAACCAGTTAGCGGGTGGGCGCATTAGCAGCGGTGCTATCATTGAACGTGAACTGCCTTCGCAATTTGGTCAAACTGGTCTGCTGAACTTACAACTGAATGAAGAAAACTTCACTTTGGCACAACACATTTCTGACACTGTTAATAAATTACGAGGTGTGGGTACCGCTATTCCTTTAGATGCACGTACAGTTCAATTACGTGTTCCTATTGGTAAAAGTGAACAAGTACGTTTCTTGGCTGAAGTACAGAATCTTGAAATTAAACGTGTTGTTGCAGATGCGAAAGTGATCATCAATGCAAGAACGGGTTCTGTTGTTATGAATCGTGATGTGACATTAGGAAGCTGTGCGATTGCCCAAGGCAACCTTTCCGTTACGGTCGATAGCCAAGTGAATGTAAGCCAACCTAATACTCCGTTCGCGGGCGGTAGCACCGTCGTAACGCGTAATACCAGCGTGAATATGAGTGAACAAGGTGGCTCATTACAGAAAGTGAATGCAAGCGCAAGCTTAAACGAAGTGATCCGCACATTAAATGCACTTGGTGCAACACCAACAGATTTAATGTCAATTTTGCAAGCAATGGAAAGCGCGGGTTGCTTACGTGCGAGATTGGAGATTATCTGA
- the flgJ gene encoding flagellar assembly peptidoglycan hydrolase FlgJ — translation MKDLSLLSSMPAMSAPAYDSNALNKLKYQVGQNADQQGLRQVAQQLEGVFVQMMLKSMRDAIPQESMFNSESTKMYTSLYDQQIAQDLSQKGLGFADMIEKQLSAKVTMEPSEMAGKTPMPLDGSDIFQSMPTQALGQIYRAMQPYQNAVESTIGKLKGLSESSASFASKLLGPAKQATEGTGVHHLLVVAQAALESGWGKREILTGDGKPSYNLFGIKAGSSWKGPVTNIMTTEVIDGNSIKMRDNFRVYGSYVEAIQDYLRLITESPRYAKVPQAQTPEQAAYRIQEAGYATDPGYAKKLVSIIGQLKGSGEQVAKTYTHDLSDLF, via the coding sequence ATGAAAGATTTATCTCTGCTTTCTTCAATGCCAGCGATGTCAGCGCCAGCATATGATAGTAATGCATTGAATAAACTTAAATATCAGGTTGGACAAAATGCTGATCAGCAAGGGCTGCGCCAAGTGGCGCAGCAACTTGAAGGTGTTTTCGTTCAAATGATGTTAAAAAGCATGCGTGACGCCATTCCTCAAGAAAGCATGTTCAACTCAGAAAGTACCAAGATGTACACCTCTCTTTATGATCAACAAATCGCTCAAGACTTATCACAAAAAGGCTTGGGCTTTGCTGACATGATAGAAAAACAACTTTCTGCCAAAGTCACGATGGAACCTAGCGAAATGGCGGGTAAAACACCGATGCCATTAGATGGTAGTGATATTTTTCAATCCATGCCAACACAAGCCTTGGGGCAAATTTATCGTGCTATGCAGCCTTATCAAAATGCAGTTGAAAGCACGATTGGTAAGCTTAAAGGCTTATCTGAAAGCAGTGCTTCTTTTGCATCAAAACTGTTAGGGCCTGCGAAACAAGCCACAGAAGGTACAGGTGTACACCATCTTTTAGTTGTTGCTCAAGCTGCGCTTGAATCCGGTTGGGGTAAGCGTGAAATTCTAACCGGTGACGGCAAACCAAGTTATAACCTGTTCGGTATCAAAGCAGGAAGTAGCTGGAAAGGGCCTGTTACGAATATCATGACAACTGAAGTGATTGATGGTAACTCGATTAAAATGCGTGATAATTTCCGTGTTTATGGCTCCTATGTTGAAGCTATTCAAGATTATCTCAGACTTATCACTGAAAGCCCTCGTTACGCCAAAGTACCTCAAGCTCAAACCCCTGAACAAGCAGCTTACCGTATTCAAGAAGCGGGTTATGCCACCGATCCGGGTTATGCGAAAAAACTGGTTTCAATTATTGGTCAATTAAAAGGAAGTGGTGAGCAAGTTGCTAAAACTTATACTCACGATTTAAGCGACCTATTTTAA
- a CDS encoding flagellar hook assembly protein FlgD — protein MGISSSMNEPYDNTIIGDAPSSYHTKKSGSDDIKGNFLTLLITQMKNQDPTNPMQNNELTSQLAQISTVEGIETLNKTVNNIVGQIDQSQALKASSLVGRGVMVAGNKIVVFQPTDGKGETENPGDGDDTIPTPDTQNEKTRQQMGTYKADGTDPNTPDSEHLFSTPFGFELLSPTDSLTINITNASGVTVRTINMDKKMLPDVYNFSWDCTDENDNPVPPGSYKFTVNATLNDAQVPVKTLNYALVNSVSMVDGGARLDVGLGNTVSLDEIRQVL, from the coding sequence GTGGGTATTTCCTCCTCAATGAATGAACCTTATGATAATACCATTATCGGGGATGCTCCTTCTTCATACCATACGAAAAAAAGTGGTAGTGATGATATTAAAGGGAATTTCCTGACACTTCTCATCACCCAGATGAAAAATCAAGATCCAACAAACCCAATGCAAAATAATGAGTTAACTTCCCAGTTAGCTCAGATTTCAACCGTTGAAGGCATTGAAACACTGAATAAAACAGTGAATAACATTGTTGGCCAGATTGACCAAAGTCAGGCGTTAAAAGCCTCTTCGCTGGTGGGACGAGGTGTTATGGTCGCAGGGAATAAAATTGTTGTCTTTCAGCCAACCGACGGTAAAGGTGAGACTGAAAATCCCGGTGATGGGGATGACACCATTCCAACACCTGACACTCAAAATGAAAAAACTCGTCAGCAAATGGGAACGTATAAAGCAGATGGTACGGATCCAAATACGCCTGACAGTGAACACCTTTTTTCAACACCTTTTGGTTTTGAATTACTCAGTCCAACCGATTCTCTTACGATAAACATCACCAATGCGAGTGGTGTGACCGTTCGTACAATCAATATGGACAAAAAGATGCTACCGGATGTTTATAACTTCTCTTGGGATTGTACTGATGAAAATGACAATCCTGTTCCACCGGGAAGCTATAAATTTACCGTTAACGCCACGCTTAATGATGCTCAGGTCCCTGTTAAGACACTGAATTATGCGCTGGTGAATAGTGTGTCCATGGTGGATGGTGGTGCCCGCCTTGATGTTGGCTTAGGTAATACCGTTTCATTGGATGAAATTCGTCAGGTTCTTTAA
- a CDS encoding flagellar basal body L-ring protein FlgH has product MDTKVITDNSGARKLSVRWRRHQRLGTALLVLTLSGCAYIPKKPLVEGNTTAVPTAPTAPAPNGSIFQATQPVYFGYQPLFEDRRPRNIGDTLTITLQENVSASKNSSANASRNGKAGFLAAITPGFLEGIFGNKRTDMSMEGNSDFGGKGGANANNTFKGTITVTVDQLLANGNLHVIGEKQIAINQGTEFIRFSGVVNPRTISGTNTVNSTQVADARIEYIGDGYINEAQSMGWLQRFFLNVSPF; this is encoded by the coding sequence ATGGATACAAAGGTCATTACTGACAATTCTGGGGCAAGAAAGCTTAGTGTCAGATGGCGTCGTCATCAACGTTTAGGTACCGCCCTGTTGGTACTGACACTGTCGGGATGCGCATATATACCCAAAAAACCGTTAGTGGAAGGCAACACAACGGCGGTTCCAACGGCACCGACTGCACCGGCACCCAATGGCTCTATTTTTCAGGCAACTCAGCCTGTTTATTTTGGCTATCAACCTTTATTTGAAGATAGACGTCCTCGCAATATAGGCGATACGCTGACTATTACATTGCAAGAGAATGTCAGTGCAAGCAAAAACTCATCTGCAAATGCCAGCCGTAATGGTAAAGCAGGATTCCTTGCTGCGATTACGCCGGGATTCTTAGAAGGAATATTTGGTAATAAACGCACAGATATGAGTATGGAAGGGAACAGTGACTTTGGCGGTAAAGGTGGCGCAAATGCGAACAATACCTTTAAAGGCACCATTACAGTTACCGTCGATCAGCTCCTTGCCAATGGAAACCTGCATGTTATTGGCGAAAAGCAAATTGCTATCAATCAAGGTACTGAATTTATCCGTTTCTCAGGTGTTGTGAACCCAAGAACTATCAGTGGTACTAATACCGTAAATTCAACCCAAGTTGCTGATGCGCGTATTGAATATATCGGAGACGGTTATATCAATGAAGCACAGTCTATGGGATGGCTACAACGCTTCTTCTTAAATGTATCACCTTTTTAA
- the flgG gene encoding flagellar basal-body rod protein FlgG: MIRSLWIAKTGLDAQQTNMDVISNNLANVSTNGFKRQRAVFEDLLYQTIRQPGAMTSEQTNAPSGLQIGTGVRPVATERLHSQGNLAQTNGTRDVAIKGQGFFHVQLPDGTDAYTRDGSFQMDQNGQLVTTSGFQVVPAIILPETAKKVMIGRDGTVSVEIEGSPAPQQVGQLTLTTFINDSGLESVGENLYLETASSGAPTENAPGINGAGLLYQGYVETSNVNVAEELVNMIQTQRAYEINSKAISTSDQMLQKLTQL, encoded by the coding sequence ATGATCCGTTCTTTATGGATTGCTAAAACTGGGTTGGATGCACAACAGACAAACATGGATGTGATTTCCAACAACCTCGCAAACGTCAGCACCAATGGCTTTAAACGTCAGCGTGCGGTTTTCGAAGATTTACTGTATCAAACCATTCGCCAGCCTGGTGCGATGACGTCTGAACAGACAAATGCACCTTCAGGTTTACAAATTGGTACGGGTGTTCGTCCAGTTGCGACTGAGCGTTTACATAGTCAAGGTAATTTGGCTCAAACTAATGGTACTCGTGATGTGGCGATTAAAGGACAGGGTTTCTTCCATGTCCAGTTACCTGATGGTACAGACGCTTATACCCGTGATGGCTCTTTTCAAATGGATCAAAATGGGCAATTAGTCACCACTAGTGGTTTCCAAGTTGTGCCTGCAATTATTCTTCCTGAAACTGCGAAAAAGGTCATGATTGGTCGTGATGGTACAGTCAGTGTTGAGATTGAAGGCTCCCCTGCGCCACAACAAGTGGGTCAATTGACACTAACTACCTTTATTAATGACAGCGGATTAGAAAGTGTCGGTGAAAACTTGTACTTAGAAACTGCAAGTTCTGGCGCACCTACTGAAAATGCCCCGGGTATCAACGGCGCAGGCTTGTTGTATCAGGGATATGTTGAAACCTCTAACGTTAATGTAGCTGAAGAGCTGGTCAATATGATCCAAACTCAACGTGCTTATGAAATTAACAGTAAAGCGATTTCAACATCTGATCAGATGTTACAGAAACTAACGCAACTCTAA
- the flgE gene encoding flagellar hook protein FlgE, with the protein MSFSQAVSGLNAAAANLDTIGNNISNSATYGFKGANVSFADVFAGSGAGLGVKVAGISQNFKDGSITTTNRPTDVAISGGGFFRIEDQNGGVFYSRNGEFGKNKDGFLTNMQGMRVTGYPVQVVDGKNVVQKGATPTPIVIPTDMMNASATDKINMAVNLNSGEEKPAKTPFDSKDGDTYNFSTNVTTYDSLGNEHNLNLFFVKTNDNEWKVYGQDTSTKIAGGAPTPHQDLGTLKYTNAGVLESYTKTDMNIASLNGSAVGTIELDFTGSTQQKVSESSVSKLAQNGYQAGEFTNFRIEQDGSIMATYSNQQSQVVGQIALANFANAGGLSSQGDNMWSETNGSGSPIVGVAGSGVFGKLTNNALEASNVDMSQELVNMIVAQRNYQSNAQTIKTQDQILQTLVSLR; encoded by the coding sequence ATGTCCTTTTCACAAGCAGTAAGTGGTTTAAACGCAGCAGCCGCTAACTTAGATACTATCGGTAACAATATTTCTAACTCTGCAACCTACGGTTTTAAAGGTGCAAACGTTTCTTTTGCAGACGTTTTCGCCGGTTCAGGTGCAGGTCTGGGTGTTAAAGTGGCAGGCATTAGCCAAAACTTTAAAGACGGTAGTATCACAACCACTAACCGTCCAACAGACGTGGCAATTTCTGGCGGTGGTTTTTTCCGCATTGAAGACCAAAATGGCGGTGTTTTCTATTCACGTAACGGTGAATTTGGTAAAAATAAAGACGGTTTCCTGACCAATATGCAAGGTATGCGTGTAACAGGTTATCCAGTACAAGTTGTTGATGGTAAAAATGTTGTTCAAAAAGGGGCGACACCAACACCTATCGTTATTCCTACCGATATGATGAATGCCAGTGCAACAGACAAAATCAATATGGCGGTTAACCTTAATTCAGGTGAAGAGAAACCTGCTAAAACGCCATTTGATTCTAAAGATGGTGATACTTATAACTTCAGTACTAACGTTACCACTTACGATAGCTTAGGTAATGAACATAACCTGAACTTATTCTTTGTAAAAACTAATGACAATGAATGGAAAGTTTATGGGCAAGATACGTCAACTAAAATAGCAGGTGGTGCGCCAACGCCTCATCAAGATTTAGGCACTTTAAAATATACCAATGCAGGGGTGCTAGAGAGTTATACAAAGACCGATATGAATATTGCTTCTTTGAATGGCTCTGCTGTGGGTACTATCGAATTAGATTTCACTGGTAGCACTCAGCAAAAAGTCTCTGAATCCAGCGTATCTAAATTAGCGCAAAACGGTTACCAAGCAGGTGAATTCACCAACTTCCGTATTGAGCAAGATGGCTCAATCATGGCGACTTATTCAAACCAACAAAGCCAAGTTGTTGGTCAAATCGCATTAGCTAACTTTGCAAACGCAGGTGGTTTAAGCTCACAAGGCGACAATATGTGGTCTGAAACTAACGGTTCAGGTTCACCAATCGTCGGTGTTGCAGGCTCTGGTGTATTCGGCAAGTTAACCAATAACGCATTAGAAGCGTCTAACGTGGATATGAGCCAAGAGTTAGTCAACATGATCGTTGCTCAACGTAACTATCAATCAAACGCACAAACCATCAAGACTCAGGATCAGATCCTGCAGACTCTGGTTAGCTTGCGCTAA
- a CDS encoding flagellar basal body rod protein FlgF, whose product MDHVIYTAMGGARHSMENQAVVANNLANASTPGFKAQLSAMRAVPVNGDTLPTRTLTVASTPGSDQSQGTMNYTGRSMDVALSDNGYLAVQLEDGTEAYTRNGNIQRNADGMLMVQGRLLMGDNGAIEVPAQANVSIANNGIVTAHVPTDPPKMLGQIGRLKMVKPEQNDLVRGDDGLFHLSPKGVARAGEELPADDSVKVLAGVLEGSNVNPAEAMVDMIANARRFEMQMKVIHSADDNAQRANQLLSLS is encoded by the coding sequence ATGGATCATGTGATTTATACCGCGATGGGCGGCGCCAGACATTCGATGGAAAATCAAGCTGTCGTGGCAAACAACTTAGCAAACGCATCAACGCCGGGATTCAAAGCGCAGCTTAGTGCAATGCGAGCCGTACCTGTCAATGGCGATACCTTACCGACTCGTACATTAACGGTAGCATCAACGCCAGGTAGCGATCAGAGTCAAGGAACGATGAACTATACCGGCCGATCAATGGACGTTGCTTTAAGTGATAACGGCTATTTAGCGGTTCAACTTGAAGATGGTACTGAAGCCTATACCCGAAACGGGAATATTCAACGTAACGCTGACGGCATGTTGATGGTACAAGGGCGTTTGTTAATGGGTGATAACGGTGCGATTGAAGTACCTGCTCAAGCAAATGTTAGTATTGCCAATAACGGTATTGTGACTGCGCATGTGCCTACTGATCCACCAAAAATGCTGGGTCAAATTGGTCGTCTGAAAATGGTAAAACCAGAGCAAAACGACTTAGTTCGTGGTGATGATGGGTTATTCCATTTATCACCGAAAGGAGTTGCGCGTGCTGGTGAGGAATTACCTGCAGATGATAGCGTGAAGGTGTTAGCTGGTGTGTTAGAGGGCAGTAATGTCAATCCAGCAGAAGCCATGGTCGATATGATAGCAAACGCAAGACGTTTCGAAATGCAAATGAAGGTTATCCATAGCGCTGATGATAATGCGCAACGAGCTAACCAATTGCTATCACTGAGTTAA